In Mauremys reevesii isolate NIE-2019 linkage group 13, ASM1616193v1, whole genome shotgun sequence, the sequence ggatggagctcggctgttctcagtggtggcagatgacagaacaagaagcaatggtctcaagttgcagtaggagAGGTCCAGATTGGATATTAGGATAcactctttcactaggagggtggtgaagcactggaatgggttacctagggaggtggtggaatctccttccttagaggtttttaaggcccagcttgacaaagccctggctgggatgatttagttggagattggtcctgctttgagcaggggattggactagatgacctcctgaggtctctaatattctattattctaaatcCCAGCATAAcatatggattggtaactggttaaaagataggaaacaaagggtaggaatcaatggtgagttttcagaatggagagaagtaaatagtggtgtccccaggggtctgtactgggtccagtcctattcaacatattcataaatgatctggaaaagggggtaaacagagaggtggcaaaatttgcagatgatacaaaactactcaagatagttaagtcccaagcagactgcaaagagttacaaagggatctttgtaagagttacaaagtgatcagttacaaaactgggtgactgggcaacaaaatggcagatgaaatttagtgttgataaatgcaaagtaatgcacattggaaaaataatcccaactatacatataaaatgatgggatctaaattagctattaccactcaagaaagagatcttagagtcattgtgaatagttctctgaaaacatccactcaatgtgcagcggcaaccaaaaaagcaaacagaatgctgggaatcattaaaaagaataggagtacttgtgacattttacagactaacaaatgtatttcagcataagcttttgtgggctacagcccactttattggctgcatagaatggaacatacacctctacctcgatataacgcggtccttgggagccaaaaaatcttaccgtctTATAgatgaaaccatgttatattgaacttgctttgatccaccaaagtgcgcagccccgcccccagagcactgctttaccgtgttatatccaaatttgtgttatatcaggtggcattatatcgaggtagcggtgtataagaagagtgtgtgtacatatatatatatatatatatacacacacacacacacacatacagagaagatgccataccagctctaagaggctaattaattaaaatgacctgttatcagcaggaaaacaacttttgtagtgataatcaagatggtcaattacaggCAGTTGACAAGAGTGTAGGACTAGTTATCATAAGAAAATAGATTCAATtcgtgtaatgactcagccattcccaatctctattcaagccagagttaatggtatctaatttgcaaatcaattcaagctcagcagtttctccttggagtctgtttttgaagtctttgttgcaaaattgccaccttcaggtctgttactgagtggccagagaggttgaagtgttctcctactggtttttgagtgttatgattcctgatgtcagatttgtgtccgtttattcttttacatagagactgtccggtttggccaatgtacatggcagaggggcattgctggcacatgatggcatatatctaaggtgaccatttttttcaaatttaaaaccaggacatttaaaattaataaaactaaaactaggataaattaataaaattgatttaggctggtttatcaaggattgatttgatgtactcaatcttttgataaattaataatttttgattttgtagtcctaaactgtactggttacatctcacgactaaccagaccaatgttcaaaaaaccagtactgtactggtaaaaccagtacgtatggtcactttacatatatcacattagtagatgtgtaggtgaatgagcccctgatggtgtggctgatgtgattaggggtaattaagaaagggatagataataagccagaaaatatcatgttgcctctatataaatccatggtacaaccacatcttgaatactgcgtgcagatgtggttgccccatctcaaaaaagagataatggaattggaaaaagttcagaaagggACAACACAAATGATCAGGGGTGTGGAActgctgccatatgaggagagattaataagactgggacttttcagcttggaaaagagacgactaaggggggaaatgacagaggtctataaaatcatgacaggtgtggagacggtaactaaggaagtgttatttactcctcctcctaacacaggaactaggggcCACCCAATGACATGAACAGGCCGCAGGTTGAAAACGAACGAGAGGCCGCGTGTCTGCAGTCAGCCGGCGGGACTCCCTGCCGGAGGAGGCTGTGGAGGCCAAGCCCAGGACAGGGTTAGACCAGGCCGCTCCATGGCCCCTAACCGGGATGGTGGCCCTGGCCTGTTAGCCGGAAGCTGGGAACGGGAGACTCACGGACTGTCCTGACCGGGGGTCTATGGGCCTCCCCAGCCGGACTCCCCGCCCCGCGCCTGGCGGCGGCTTGGCCTGTCCGCGGgccgggcgggggtgggggctgcccagagcccctcACCACTGACTAggactcagcccccccccccccaagatggcgGCCCGGTTGCCATAGCAGCCCGTCGCGCTTCCTACTGGTGAGTGCGTCGCAGAGGTGATGACGTCAGGGCAGTCCCGCTGCTTCCGGTGCGGCGGGTCGGGATGGGGGCCGCCCGGGATCCCGAGCAGCAGCCGGGGCCGCCGGGGGCAGGGGGCCCGGAGGAGGGGGACGGGCAGCTGGTGAGCCCGGGGCGAGCGGGcggggcggagcccggggcagTGACAGGAGGGGGGGGGCGCCGGGCGGCCCCCGCTCTCGGGGCGGCCTGTAGGGTTCGCCCGACAGCCCAgagccgcctccccccccccgccggggccCTGAggtgggcgggggcggggcccctCTCCGGGCACACTCGCCACaacccccctctgctcctccccctgcagagcccctGGAACATCATGATCAAGCACCGCCAGGTGCAGCGGCGGGGTCGGCGCTCGCAGATGACAACAAGGTACGAGCTGCCCCCGGAGCTCGCCGGGCTGGGAGCGACAGCAGGTGCCCAGCCTTGCTCATCCAGACACCGGGCACTCCTGggaggcggcggctgctgctgctgcgggggaCGCCGTGGGCTCCCTGAAGGGTCTCGCTGCATCGCGAGCTGTGCAGGCACTCAGGGATTATCTTGTCTCAGGCAGTTAGAAAGAACCTCCTCTGACACCCACCAGACCCGCCAAACAATAGGATTAAACCCAAGCAAATGGGGTTTCATACCAGGAAGAAGCAACATTGTCTAGAGGACTGAGCAAAGGCACAGTGTGTAGGAACTCAgaaattctaatcctggctctgccattaacTCCCTGTGCGGTGCTGAGCAAGGCATTTTGCTGATCTCAGTCTTGGTTTCTCTGGCGGTAAAATGGGGCTCTTTACCCAGGGAAGTAATGTGTATGAAGTTCTTTGAAGACTGAAATGCTCTACAATTGCTAAGTGGTGGTGGTCACTGTGAGATGTCCCAAAGTCTAGTGGTAGCACAGGTCACTGGCTCAGCAGCCTGTTCAATCCTGGTGAATTGGAGAttcaaaagaacataagaatggtcacattgggtcaaaccaatggtccatctagtccagtatcctggcttccaacagtggccgatgccaagtaccccagagggaatgaacagagagattatcaagtgatccatccccgtcatccaattccagcttctggcagtcggaGGTTTAGGGGCATCCAGAGCGTGAAGTtgggtccctgaccatcttggctaatagtcacaGATAGACTTGTTCTCCAGGAtcttatctagttcttctttgagcccagttatacttttacATCACTTGCAAACCACACTCCCCTCTAGCTGATGCTTCAAGCAATGATGAATTCAGAGGGGTGTTGTATCCAGCACCTCTTTTCTGTTGGGAGACCTAGGTTTGGAGTCAGCAGGTAATTCTGCTGCTAGGTTTGGAGTGGAAATAAGCTTGCAGCCTGTGTTGCTAGAGTTGTGTCCTTTGTAGAGCTCTGTAAACTCTGGTGGACATCCACATGGGGGAGAACATTTGGGACAGCATTGTAGAGTGGGATTCTGGGCCATGGGGATTTTCTGAGCACTGTGTGGCAGTAAGGGTGGGTGGAGTAATTTATCTCGTGTTCAGCTTTACAGATCCTGCCGTCTCCATGGATTTGCTGCGAGCTGTTCTGCAGCCTAGTATCAATGAGGAGATCCAGATTGTCTTCAATAAATACATGAAGGTAAAAGCTCACTAGGAAAGGGAAATCTCTTGGGTGGACATCAGCCTTCTACCTCCAGCCTGTGCTATTAGGCACTGACCCTGTGAAACCCCAGCCCTGTCACcctttacatacacacacaacctTGTGAACTGGATAAGAAGGGCAGGTGAGGGCTGCTCAGTCTAACCCTGaaagggtcacactcagagggcTCCCAGTCCCTTCTGGAGGAGTCGAAATGCACACAGTTAAGATGAAACTTTAAAAATGAGTTCTGCTGGACAACAGCGAGTGACCAGAGAGCCTGGAGTCTGCTCCCAAGGGGCATGGAACTTCCTAATGGGATTGCATCCCGTGTGCTCAGTGCTGACCCTGATGACCATGCGGTATTTGGTTGTTGTGAcacagtagggactgtctgcatgggggatgggagagcagagggtgactttaggtgagggacaggacctgagaCAGGggagtcaacacctttgcccgggaagctggacaaaggaagagagcctgctggagaggtttttagtttcagtttggggctggctgggaacccCAAGTCcggggtctaagatccttgccccccagagggacctgactgaggggtcctggttgtacctacaagccctgcttgggactgtgttcctgttgtctaataaaccttctgttttactggctggctgagagtcatggtgaattgcaggaagtgggggttgcAGGGCCCGGACTCcgccacactccgtgacacttgTAGCATGAGCAGAGGTGTAGCATGAGCAGCCCCTGACTTTGTCTGCGCAGATGAGAGCCTAGTCCAAGGAGGCAGCCCCCTGTGAAAAGAGGTTAGAGCAGCTAGAGTCATTCTAACCGTCTCTTGGGcccctttccagtttttccagaaGGCAGCAGTTAACGTGAGAGAGAACGTCGGGGAGGAGGTGGACCCAGAGCAGCTCATCCAGGAAACATGTCGGAGCTGCCTAGAACAGGTAGGGATGTGCTATTGCCACACGCAGCTGGGGTCACCGCCCTCTGGGAGTAGCCTTGTAAGAAAGAACCCAGGGATGGAAATATCTGCCCCACAATCTCCTGAGGATACAGAGCATCGCAGGCTGGGTGCCCAAAACCTCACAGTACAAAATGTCCTTGCTAACATGCCTTTGTATCTAggtcagtgatactcagactgcggCTCACCAGCCACCAGTGGCTccttaatgtgtctcctgcggctctttgcatTACATGAcgtgtgtgatttaattattaaccaatcagggtGCTTTGACTGTGTTATTAAGAGTTGTAGTTAATAAAATAATGGGTCAGTCATTTTGCTCCGAGAATTAtacagtaaatgaaacaatgaattcacattcctgtggctcttttgggtaacattgatcgctaatttggctcccgAACCCCTGAGGTCTGAGGGAGAGCTGGTTGTATGGATCAGCCAGCAGAGGGCTCTGGTGGAAGGAACGACATGCTCTCCTCCAGCTCATGCACACTGGGGTGATGTTGGCCTCTAAAGCATGACCCGGATGAGGAGCCAGGGGTATGGAGccagctcctctcccacccctttCCCTAGTTCTGTCCAAGTCTGGTTGATGCAAAGCCAACCAACAAGGAATTTCAGAGATGAGTCTaggcccccagcagcgccgggatGATCCCATCACCGCTGTAACCCAGTCAGCCTCACAGCAGCCGTGCCTGGCCAGGGGGTTGGGACCTTCCCTGTCACGTCCCAACCGTGACACTGTTCTCCAGGCCTGGGGCACCTGAAGGTCAGACTATTGCCGGGTGCTctgcatggggctgccccttacAGTCAGCCAGAGTCTGGCGCTGGTGCAGAACGCGGCACTCGCGTCCTGAGCAGGGCACTTCTCTGGGAGCACATGGCCCCATGCGCCGGGATCGGCACTGGCTACCCATTGGTCTCTGCAGCCCTAAATCGCCTGGGACTGGCCTTACTCAGGGATCAACACCTCTCTCCCTGGGCCAGGCCTCCACTGCCTGTGTTGGAGAGGCACTCAAATTGGATCCCTTAGTTATAGAACAGAGCTGGCAGGGCACTGTTTGTGAGGGCCCCAGGATTCTGGAACTTGCTGTCCCTGGTCTGAAATACCCAAATGTGGTGGCCTTGGAGGCACAGTGCCCAGTCCTCTGTTTTGATGCAGGTTTGGAGGGGCTGAGATTTTGCGGCTCAGAATGAGGAAGTGGCGGGGAGGAGCCCATTGTGTAGGTGGCTAACTGGCTGAGTTCCTATCTGCAAAATTATTGCAATGCTGCTGGGGTTTGGTTAATACTAATTATCTGTTGGGGCACCTCCATTCCAGGAGAGGAGTGTGTCTGATCTTAAATTTGAAGTAAATAAATCTTAATTGGATTTCACAAATTTCTGCTCATTAATAGAGAGGAGCTACAGACTCCCAGGGAATGATCAGCTTTGCCTTTCCTCAGCCAGAGTTTGCACCCTAGAGAGTTGGAGAGCACTTACTAACATGTTACATCAGAACGGGCATGCTATGCGGGGCAACAGAAGCCACTCTCTGCACTGAAGCATACCTTAATCTTCTGAGGGCTCTGAAGTGAGGGCTCGATTTTATTGTACCCTCCTTTAAATCATGCCAAACAGTGTGgacttatggaaaatagatcttgtgaCACTAACTTGGTATTTTTTTATGAGGTTACAAGTGTGGTTGATAAAGGGAATAGTAAAAAAAacccgaggagtccttgtggccccttagagactaacgtgTCTTATATGTACTACTGTGGCCGAAGGGCATTTGACTTTGTCCTGTACATTTAGAATGCTACAAAATGAACATGGTACACATGAACTGGATTCCAAAGGGGTACCTGACACTCTCTAATGTAAACAGGCACtcatcatcaagcaggtgtgcttttagtggggtcccgcagggattagTTCTTGGCCCCACGCTGTTTAATGTTATCAATGACCTGAACGAAAACCTAAAATCATTATTGATagagtctgcagatgacacaaaaataggGGAGTGGTAACTAATGAAAAGGGCAGGTCACTGATAGAGCGGTCTGGATCACTTGTTAAGTTGGGTGCAAGCAAACCATATGCATGTAATATGGTTCAGTGTAAACCTATAAATCCAGGAATAAAGAATGTGGGCCATGCTTACAGAGTGGGGGACTCtagcctgggaagcagtgactctgaaaaagacttgggagcCTGTGTGGATAATGAGCTGAACacaagctcccagtgtgatgctgtggccaagagGATGAATGTAATCCTTGGATGAATAAAGAGGGGGAAATCAAGTAAAGCGGTTACATTAACTCTGTTTTTGGTACTGGTTCAGCCGCTACTGTggccagttctgatgtccacacgTCAGGAAGGATGTTGGAGATGGGGGATCTGAGGTGAACTATGGGAATGATTAAGGGATTGGAAAACCTGTCTTTAAGGAGCTCAATTTATTGGCTGTGCTCCCctaaacagccaggtgtggcctggcccaggacctctgccccatctacacccccctgttccctgactgtcccccgccgccccatccaacccctcctctcattcctgactgcccctccctgggacccctgccccatccaaccaccccttctccctgaccgcccccggaacccctgcccctgactgccccctgctgccccatccaacccccctccttcctgactaccccccagaacccctgcacCCATCCAAACCCCCTCGTTCCTCACCCTCTGACctccccgacccctatccacacccctgccgccttaccaccacccccaaactcccctgccctctatccaaccccacctgctccctgcccctttaccatgctgcctggtggctggcggtgctacagctgtgccacctggcaggagccagccactccaccgtgcagcacagagcaccagggcaggccgcagctctgcagctgcgctgccccaggagcttgcaaCCCCGctacccagagcattgcaccagcgACGCGGCAcgctgaggctgcgggggtggtgccaggagctcaggggccgggcaggagggtcccgcagaccatagtttgcccacctctggtctagcaGATGAAAGTCTAACACAATCcaacagctggaagttgaagcgagacaaattcagactggaaatagggtGCAGATTATTaaaatgagagtaattaactattgtGACAATATACCAagggacatggtggattctccatcactggacatttttaaatcataCGTGTAtgtttttctggaagatctgctccagttcaaacaagaattaattcagggaagttctctgacctgtgttatTCGGGGGGTCGGGGCAgtgtcaaactagatgatcagctgggtcccttctggcctttgtgACTCTGCGTTCATGTTAATCCAGTGATCTGAGCCAGGTACGCCACATGTAAAAGTTATTATAGGAATCAAATCCATCTGTGAATGCCTCTTGGGGGCAGAACCTGTCCCACATCTAGCCTCCTTCCTTGTCCTCCTGGGGCCCCTGAAGTACAGCAGCTTCCTGGAGGCAGATaacccttccctctctccccacaggccAAGCTGCTGTTCTCTGATGGCAAGAAGGTGATACCCAGACTGATCCATGAGCAGCCAGTGCCAAAGGTAGAGCTGCTATCACAGAGGGCTGTACTTCAGGGACCTGGGCTGGGAGTCTGGGGTTGGGCTTCTAATTGCTTTTTCTCTAGCAGTGGCTTGGCAGAAGGTAGGAGAGGCCCATAGCAGTATTCGATTCTTACCTGCTGATAGTGATGATCAAGAAATGGAACCAGAACCTGtaatgggggtggagcagggatctCCTAGCCAGTCTGTCCTTTGTAAAGCCACCTGGCTGCAGAGGAGACCTCTGTGTAAGTGGATTTCTGGCCTCTCTGTCAGTCCTTCTGATGAGGAAATGGAATTGAGGAGAGTGAaggctgggagaggagaggaCTTGGACAGAGCAGTGAGGGGCCCAGGCCTGGTCTCTGCCTTGGGCAGGTACAACCCCATGTGCCCATCTCTAAGGATCAGGATGGGGTGGTTCCACCTGCTTGCGTGGCACGCATTTCTAGGTGCAGTAGAGAAGATAGTAGTTGTCTGGGTGGCTAGAgactggggagggagaagggctgTGTTCATCCCAACGCTAATTTCTTTGCCAGCGTGCCCGGCAGATGGAAGAGGAATCGAGTCGGCGAGGAAGCCCTGTTCCCAAAAAGGTAAGGACCATGCAAGGACTCCACCCCGACACACTGCCTCATGGGGAAGCTTGGCCCTCATTTCTTATGCAGGCCTCACTGGCTGCTCCCTCCCTATTGCTGAGAGAGGGTTAAGAAGGGGGCAGCCCCCAGGGCAGCCTGTGGCCCCCACTCTGCTCAGCAATGCTGGCTCCTTTTGCTCTGTCTCAGCATTTCTTATAGCTGCGCTTAACAGTTTCATCATGTGGTTGGGAGAGCTGCCTTCCCAGCAGGGAATGCACGTGTGCTTCTCAGGTGAGTGAGCAAATGAGGGATTTCTCTCTTGCAGAGGAAGGGGCGACCTCCAGGACAGAGCCTGCTGAATGATCGTGGAGCCTCAGGTGTGGCCACGTAAGTGTGGCGATAAGTGGGGAGACACAAGGCTGGCTGAGGAAGGGTAGGGCAGCCCAGCTATCTTTCTCCTGGTGTATCTCACACAAATGGATTGCCAAGTGGGCAAGATGCTTTCAGCTGAGGTTGACTCATCCTCTCTCTGAGTCCAAGCCCTTCAGGGAGGCAGTTCCAAACACGAGAGCTGCAGGGCACAAGGTTCTTGGCTGTGGTGAGATTGCCCATATGGGCAAACAGGAGGCTCAGGTGAGGGGAGTGAAGAGACACGTGGTTGTCTGGAGCCTGGCCACGAAGGGGTTTAAATGCAAGCTCAAACAAGCGAATGAGGAACCTGTAGATGGGAGTGCTagggccccactccctgccagtGAGAAGGCAGCATAGTGCATATGCTGGAGACAGGAGGGCAGGGACTCAGAAGCCATTGAGAAGGAAATTGCAGTAACAGAGTTGACGAAGATCTGCTGAGAAGATGGAGATCTGCATAGAATGTGGGCCAAGTCAAGGCAGCTGCACACAGGGGCAGTGAATCGCGCAGGTGACAATGGcagatttgcagcaatgggggaTGTAGAGGAAAACTCATGGCCAAGCTTGGCATTCAGGGTAGGGCCTCTGGAGGGAAATGGAAGGTCTGAGTCAAGAAGGAAAAGGAGTGTCAGGAGCTCAACTTGGGGGTTCCTCCTGGCCAAGAGAAGCATTTCTGTGTGTGAGACCACAGCTTTTCTTCAGCTAAATGAGCCTGGTCagtgaggctggggggagggtcaCGGAAGGGCCTGAAATGTGTAGCTGAGTATTGTCAGGTAAGGTTCAAGGCAGGGATCAGAGGACCCAGGGGCGATACAAGAGAGCAGAGGGCCCTGAGTCTTGTGGGACTCTGGAGAGGAGAGGGGTTGATGCGGAAGAGGATCCAGCACCAGCGAAATGGGTGTGTGGGGGCGGAGGGAGATTCAGGGGTGCTCTGTCTGtctggagagggggaggggatgtaTATCCCAATCAGGAGAGCAGAATCATTTTAGGCTGTAGGCAGCTTGGATTAGTAAAATCTAGTAGGGC encodes:
- the DNTTIP1 gene encoding deoxynucleotidyltransferase terminal-interacting protein 1 isoform X1, translating into MGAARDPEQQPGPPGAGGPEEGDGQLSPWNIMIKHRQVQRRGRRSQMTTSFTDPAVSMDLLRAVLQPSINEEIQIVFNKYMKFFQKAAVNVRENVGEEVDPEQLIQETCRSCLEQAKLLFSDGKKVIPRLIHEQPVPKRARQMEEESSRRGSPVPKKRKGRPPGQSLLNDRGASGVATWKLKSCEPVRREGPKWDPARLTESTTFVLGSRANKALGMGGTRGRLYIKHPHLFKYAADPQDKHWLAEQQHMRATGGKMAYLLIEEDIQDLAASDDYRGSLDLKLEELKPFIPPAWMTEKMQKYMETLRHEGDPQPPEGTHET
- the DNTTIP1 gene encoding deoxynucleotidyltransferase terminal-interacting protein 1 isoform X2, translating into MIKHRQVQRRGRRSQMTTSFTDPAVSMDLLRAVLQPSINEEIQIVFNKYMKFFQKAAVNVRENVGEEVDPEQLIQETCRSCLEQAKLLFSDGKKVIPRLIHEQPVPKRARQMEEESSRRGSPVPKKRKGRPPGQSLLNDRGASGVATWKLKSCEPVRREGPKWDPARLTESTTFVLGSRANKALGMGGTRGRLYIKHPHLFKYAADPQDKHWLAEQQHMRATGGKMAYLLIEEDIQDLAASDDYRGSLDLKLEELKPFIPPAWMTEKMQKYMETLRHEGDPQPPEGTHET